In Lolium perenne isolate Kyuss_39 chromosome 5, Kyuss_2.0, whole genome shotgun sequence, the sequence ccttgatacttactcgtgtaaATTTTTAAGAAATAACACGATCGTATGTGGCCTACacacaaaaaaagagaaaatggaactttgtaataaataatgcaatgcacatattACCTTCGAAAGTTTGCATTTTTTTCACAAGTTACATACTATTGTATTTTAGTTACAAACTTGACATGCATGTACCACATACATTATCTACATGCATTGATTCTACcgtatattttttattttatttagtaattTTCTGATTTTACTATTCATAAAGGGTCCACACGGACCTATGTCTACCAAATCCGCCCCAGGTGTTATAGTTACTTTTATGCGCTATTCTCTGTGGTTTTAATTTCCTCTTAACAAATTTTCGTGTGCAATAATAATAGATAAGGTCTGTGTGGTCTTGCGTGGCTCCATTTTTTCTTTTTAACCTTATAAAGGGACATGTCTGTTTGGCAATTACCTATTTGTGAATTCTTTATTGTGTGGATGAGCAATAAATCTTTCTATTTATTGCAGATATATTGCTGTGGGAAATGAACCATTTCTGACAAGCTACCAGGGTCAATTCCAGTCATACATTATTCCAGCGATGACCAACATTCAGCAATCATTGGTGAAGGCTAATCTTGCTAGCTACGTGAAGCTAGTAGTCCCATGCAACGCTGACGCCTATGAGGGTTCTGTTCCATCCCAAGGAGCATTCAGGACTGAACTGACTCAGATAATGACCCAGATTGCCAGTTATCTCAGTTCCAACGGAGCTCCGTTCGTCGTCAATATCTACCCTTTCCTCAGTCTTTACCAGAACTCTGACTTTCCACAAGATTATGCCTTCTTTGAAGGATCAACTCATCCACTGGTAGATGGCGCAAACGTGTACTACAATGCTTTCGATGGCAACTTCGACACACTAATTTCTGCTTTGAGTAAAATCGGCTATGGGCAACTACCCATTGCAATTGGTGAGGTGGGTTGGCCAACTCAGGGAGCACCAAGCGCAAACTTGACTGCGGCAAGGGCATTCAACCAAGGACTCATCAATCGTATTATGAGCAACAAAGGAACTCCACTCCGTCCTGGTGTACCTCCAGCCGATGTCTATCTTTTCGGCCTTCTTGACGAGGAGGAGAAGAGCGTACTACCTGGAAACTTCGAGCGGCACTGGGGGATCTTCTCATTTGATGGACAGGCCAAGTACCCATTGAATCTCGGGCTAGGCAATCCAGTGCTGAAGAATGCTAAAGAGGTTCCGTATCTCCCATCCAGATGGTGCATCGCAAACCCCGCTCGGAGCCTCGAAGAGGCATCGAATCACTTAAAGCTGGCCTGCGACTCCGCGGACTGCACCACTCTCTACTACGGAGGGTCGTGCTATGGCATTGGGCAGAAGGAAAATGTTTCCTTTGCTTTCAACAGCTATTACCAGAGGCAGAAACAGGATCCGAAGAGCTGTGACTTCGATGGGCATGGGATGATCACCTACCTTGATCCATCCGTTGGTGAATGCCGCTTTCTTGTCGCCATCGATGATAGTAAGAGCTCTGCAGTTGCATCTTGTGGAGGAGGTTGCTGTGGGGTCTTCTGTGGGGTGTCGATTTTaactttgtgggtgttgatgtacCTTAGAATGATGGGCTCTGCCTGAAGTTGAAACTGGTGTGTTGAGTGGGGCACGGTAAGGGTGCCTTTGTGAAATAGCCTGTATTTGTGACTTCTAGATGATCAGATTTAGGTGAGGACGGTCTTAGATTATTGTGAGATTAGACAATGAAAAACCCTAGTAATTTATGTCAAGATTAATTTATTAATGAAATGTCTATGTGCAAAGTAATGGTTTAGAGGACAAGTCAATGCTGGAATAGTCTTGATGCAGCACCTAAATGAAACAGTCATT encodes:
- the LOC127300490 gene encoding glucan endo-1,3-beta-glucosidase 5; this encodes MAARAALLAVVLALSCAAVTEAAVGVNWGTLSSHRAPPQVVVDLLRENRIGKVKLFDADAGVLRALARSGIQVMVGLTNGELASVAGSPAAADAWVSQNVSQYVGRGGVDIRYIAVGNEPFLTSYQGQFQSYIIPAMTNIQQSLVKANLASYVKLVVPCNADAYEGSVPSQGAFRTELTQIMTQIASYLSSNGAPFVVNIYPFLSLYQNSDFPQDYAFFEGSTHPLVDGANVYYNAFDGNFDTLISALSKIGYGQLPIAIGEVGWPTQGAPSANLTAARAFNQGLINRIMSNKGTPLRPGVPPADVYLFGLLDEEEKSVLPGNFERHWGIFSFDGQAKYPLNLGLGNPVLKNAKEVPYLPSRWCIANPARSLEEASNHLKLACDSADCTTLYYGGSCYGIGQKENVSFAFNSYYQRQKQDPKSCDFDGHGMITYLDPSVGECRFLVAIDDSKSSAVASCGGGCCGVFCGVSILTLWVLMYLRMMGSA